The Cyclobacterium amurskyense genome contains the following window.
CTTTTTCCTATAAAGGATTTGTATTAAGTGGAATGCTCGACTTTAGATTAGGAGGTCAGGTTTATTCTTACAGTAAATATGATCAGATGGCCAAAGGCACTGGAAAATTTACAGAAGCAAGGGATACCGAGGATTTGATTGTGGATGGTCTGATTGAAAATGCTGACGGAACATTTACAGAAAATAACATTTCCTTATTGTCTCATCAATATTATGCCGAGCAGGGCCCTTGGGGAGGAATTGCCGAGACCATGGTCATCGACGCTGATTATATGGCTTTAAGGGAAGTTACTTTTGGCTATAATTTTAGCAAAGGATTTTTAAGCAAGACTCCATTTATCAATGCCCGCTTATCCATTGTAGGAAGGAACCTATTGTACCTTTACCGTGATCCTGAATTTAAATTGATGGGCATCAGCCCTGAAACAGCCTTTAACAGTTCCACAGCGGCCCAGGGGGTAGAAGCACGTGGCCTACCTACTACTAGGAGCATGGGTTTTAACTTATTTTTGACTTTCTAATCAACTGAGTTATGCAAATAATAAATTTAAATATAAAGAGAAAAAGCATTGCATCTCTTTTGGTGCTGCTTATGATGAGCCTAGCTTGTACATCTGATTTTGACGCCATCAATACGGATCCAACATTGTTGACAAAGGAGAAGATTCAACCCAAGACCATTTTTACCAATGTATTGAAGAGCTCCATCTTTGAGTCCTATAACAGTGGGACAATTGGGGAGTTTTCAGGGTACTTTGCCAATCAGGCAAGTGGTAATATTTTCTCCAATGCGGATTACACCTCCCCTTTCAATTATTACAGGGATTATATCATCAACATCAGTGAAGTCATGCGCCTCACTGCTAACGATCCACAGAAAAATGACCAAAATGCAATGGCCAGGATCTGGAAAGTGTGGTTGTATCATTGGGTTACGGATGCCTATGGAGACATCCCTTACTTTGAAGCTGCACAGGGCGTAGAAAATGTTATTAACCAACCAAAGTACGATACCCAGGAAGAGATTTATACCGATATGCTCAAAGAGTTGAAAGAAGCAGCAACGCAATTGGGAGCCCAGGGAGATCAATTGTCTTTCGGTAATGCGGATATCCTGTATCAGGGAAATGTGGAAAATTGGAAGAAATTCGCCAATTCCCTACGTTTTAGACTTGCCATTAGAGCCCGCTTTGCAAGTCCAACACTGGCTTCCGAAAATATTTCTGATGTGATTAATAGTCCTTTAATTGATGAAAATTCAGAAAACGCCTCATTGCGTACCCTTCCACCAAGTTCATCAGAAAACACAAACAATGTCAATTATATCTGGACCAGAGAATTGACGGCCACTACTCCTATGTTTGTGGGATTTCCCATAATGGATGTAATGATTCCTACTGCCGATCCGAGATTGCCAGTATTGGCCAGTCCTGCACTTGACGGTTCCGGCTCTTTCCGAGGTAGACCTATACAATTGCTCCAGGAGGAAAAAGAACCTTATGGGCAGGAAATGGTGGCCAGTGTAGGCCCTTTATTAAAAGAGGAAACCTATGATATAATCGTGATGAATGCTGCCGAAGTGCTCTTCCTAAAAGCAGAAGCTGCCTTTGCAGGCATTACCGGAGAAGACCCCAACCAACTATACCGTATGGGTATACAGGCTTCTATGGAACAATATGCCATTCCTGAAACAGCTATACACGATTTTCTAGGTGGAGCAACAGGAACTCTGACGGGCACCCAGGAGGAGCAATTTGAAAAAATTGTTACCCAAAAGTACATTTCCACCTTTTTCCAGCACTATCAGGGATGGGCTGAATTTAGAAGAACAGGCTATCCAAGGGTATGGATTGGAAGTGATGCGGGAGTTACAAATGGTCAGGTACCGAGAAGGTTGACCTATCCAAATGATGAATACCTAAAAAATGAGGCGAATGTCAAAGCAGCAGCAGATAGAATGGGAGGCAATGACTTGTTGACCCGGGTTTGGTGGGATGCACGCGAAGGTGTACCGATCAGGCATCCCCTACAGGATGTTTTCCCTCCAAATTAATTAGGTAGACAAAAAATTTCATATTATTGAGACAAAAGCCGGCAAAATTCGCCGGCTTTTTCTATTTGGATTACCTTTTGAAGCATTGGCTTTCAAAGATTGGCATGATAAGTCTTAGGTAAAGCTGAAATTATTTAATCCCATTTCGAAGCAAAATCGCATTCGTCCAATCAGCTTCCCCGTAAAATCTTTTCCATCTTTTTACCTTTGCCCAATTCATCCACCAGCTTGTCCAGCCACCTTACTTGCTGCGTCAATGGGTTTGTAATCTCCTCCACGCGATAGCCACATATAAGGCCTTTAATCAGATGAGCATTTGGGTTTAATGTGGCCTGCTGAAAAAATGATTCAAAAGTAACTTTGCTTTCAATGAGCGCATGCTGCTGTTTCTCATCATAACCCGTTAACCATTCAATTACCTGATGCAATTCTTCTTTTGTCCTACCCTTCCGCTCTATTTTTGTAAGGTAATGTGGGTATACCGTGGCGAATGTCATTTTGGCAATCCGTTCATCGTGGTGACTTGTATCTTTCATAGAAAAAAGGGATTTTATGTTCTTTGATACCTATTCTTGTATTGAAGCTGTCGACAATAGTGTGCTTTTAGCAATCCTAAAAAAGGCCTGGGGCCCAACCCTACCGAAATGCTTTTGGCTTTAGCTTTTGGCCTGCACTTTCTGCAATCTCCAATACTCTTTTTTCTCTGGTTTCTACTCTTTTAGCCATCGCAATCCATTGTAGTAAGCTTTTCCTGCCAGATTTACTTAGACTATTGAAGAAGTCTCTTGATCCTGGGAATTCATTGAATTTGCTTGCTAAATCCGAAGGGACTTCCAGGGTTTCAGCAGCATCCAAGATTGACCATGAGCCATTTCTTTTGGCAATTTCCACGGCTCTTAAGCCTGCCTCCGACATCAAGCCTTTTTCTACTAAAGCTTCAATTTTGTCTTTATTCGTTTTAGACCAGATACTGTTTGCCTTTCTTTTGCTGAAGTATTGTCTATACTTTTCATCATCTATAGGCTTTTTCAGACTATCTATCCAGCCAAACCGCAAAGCTTCATCTACAGATTCGCTCCAGGTAAGGTTTGGAGTGGGTGATTTTTTCTTATAAACAATGAGCCATACCGCCTCTTTTATTATATGATGGCGTTCTAGCCAATCGCTCCATTCTTCTTTGTTTGTTGGACAGAAATCCTCGATTACTACCTTGGTCATGGTTTTAATTCATTCTTTTAACTATTAGCGATTTTCTTGCATACAATCTTCCAAAATATTTGCCCCGGCTTACCTTTTATACTTTTCGAAGGTTCCATTATTTTCTCTGAATCTTGTAAGCCAAAGTCTCCAAATTCATCCTTTACAGCGTCTAAGTTATAAAAAAACAATTCAACACCATGAGGTGTCAAAAATCGGTTCTTGTCAATCATCGCCCCTTTCCCAAAAGCATGATCATCGGTAGAAATGGCTACAAAAATCATAATACCATTTTCTCTAAGCTGATTGTAACAATCGACAATTAGTTTGGCCCTTTCCTTTTCATCAAGCAAATGAATCAAAGCATAGCAAAAGATCCCATCAAAAACTTCATTGTCAAAAGGCATTTCACTTACTGAGCCATGGTGCACATTGACTTCGCTCCCATAAGTCTTTTTAGCAATTGCAATTGCTGTTTCTGAGATTTCTATTCCGGTTACATAAAAGCCTTTATCCATAAAAGCCTTCGCATTTCTCCCATAGCCAAAGCCGGGAATCAAGATTTTGTGCAAACCATGCTTTTGAAACAACTTAATGGCATCAAATACAGCATCAGCCGGGCTGAATCCCCACATGGATTGCTTGTCTTTAAAGTTTTCTTCCCAAAATTCCGTCATGTTTTGCTTTTTTACCAAAATTCTTTGCATTGCCTACCAATTTATAAATTTTTCAATTGGTATTTGCCATCTCGTTAAAGTTAAGGTATCGCTCCTATGGAGCTGGTGATAATTCAAAAACCTAGTGCTACTAAAATAAAACTCCTACAGAGTTTTGGACATAAGTTATTATTAAACTACAAATGTTTAAGCCCTATCGAATCAAATCAAACCATTTTGAAACCAATTCGAAATTACCTGCAATAAATGAGGCAATTACATTCAAAACAAAGAAAAGCCAGACCAATTTAAATTGGAAGATATTACCTTTTAAATCCTTAATAAACAGATTTTTTATCAAATCATCTTTCTTCTCTTTTGATTCAATATTCATTAGGTATTATCGAACTCCACCATCAAAGTCAAGCACTTTTAGTCCTTCTATTGAAAGTTCATAGGCGTTCTTATTCTTACACTTAATTAAGCCTAAAATTTTGGCGCGGGTAATGGCTTTATCTCTAATATCGGGAATACTTTGATGAAAGGGGATCATGCCATTTTCATAACATTCAGCCAAAATCAAATTAATTTCATCTTCAATTTGTTTTTCCATATTTTAATCACATAAAATTTAAACAAGTAATTTAGAAATCTCTTAAACTATTAATGCTCCAGAGGAGCAATATTTTTGTAGCATATTGTACCGTCTATGATCAGGAGCTCCAGAGGAGCGGCACCACATTCCAACCAATCAAACGTGTATTGGTCTTCTGAACCCTGAAACCTAATTAGAAATTCTCGGTTTCGTACTGCAATGACGTACTGTATTAAAATTTAGGTATCGCTCCTATGGAGCTGATGATAATTCAAAAAATTAGGGCTACAAAAATGAAACTCCTACGGAGCTTTAATATGCTCTAGAGGAGCGGCTCCTCATTCCAACCAATCAAATAAGTATTGATCTTCAAAAGAAACTTCGAATTCTTTCAAAAATGTCATATACTCTTCTCTAAATGATGTTCGTTTATGATGTTCTGGCTGATTATAAATATAATTCACCACCGCGTCTAACTGACTTTTTCCATAGCTAAATGCACCATAACCTTCTTGCCAATTAAATTTCATTTTCCTATGTTCATTAACCCATTTTGTGGTATTTGATTTAATATCCCTAGCTAAATCTGAAATTGACTGTGAAGGGTTTAAGCCTACCAATATATGGCAATGGTCAGGCATAAAATAAATGGCCAACATTTTGTGTCTTTTGTTAGATATTATCCCCGAAATGTATTTTTCCATTGGAACCCTGAAACTCTCTTTAATTATTGATTCGCGGTTTTTTACAGCAAAAACGTACTGTATCAAAATTTGGGTAAAGGTATTCGCCATGTCGTTAAAATTTAGGTACCGCTCCTAGGGAGCTGGTAATAATTCAAAAATCCAGTGCTACAAAAATAAAACTCCTACGGAGCTTAACCACAACTTAATCCATTGAAAATAATATAATTAAACCTAAGAAATAAAACAAATTCGATCGTGTATTGCTAGTTAAATAAACTAATATTTTGTTCTTTCATTGTTCTATATAGCCCCCTATTTACGAACTATTATTTACTCAAACCTAGAAACAAATCCTTCTTGCTCCCCCCATAATTCACTTAGGAATTATGGGGGGAGCAATATTTTTGTAGCCTATTGTATCGTCTTTGATCAGGAGCTCCAGAGGAGCGGCACATTCCAACCCTTCAAAAATGTATTGGTCATCAAAAGGAACATTGAATAACTATAATCAAATACCCATAAAAAAACCTTTGCATCTTACCTCCTATTTCCCTTATTTGGGGAAATAACTGTAAATTGCTTGCAATAAAGGCAATGGCCAGATTAGGCCTGTCCATCGTATCAAAACAACTCCTTACACATGAAACAGATTCTCCTAAGCTTCAGCTTTTACCTGGTATTTACCGGAATTATCATAGCACAAAGCAGCTACCGCCCTGATCTCTTTTTTAGGGAAGACTGGAAAGAAACCCCCGCAGAAATACCTGTCAACCAAAACCATGTGCAGAATGAGAATTTAACCGTACAATTATATGGACCGGGAAAAGATGTAATCAAAAAAAGCAACCATGAAAAACCCGTAGACGATCCTTTTTACATCTGGTCAGGTTTATGCGAGGGCAACTGGATGCTAAGCCTTAAACACCGCCAACAAAACGTAGACCTTACAGGTTTTGCCAAAGTGAAATTTCGCTCCAAACAAGTAGGTCTAAGAGAACTTAGAATTTCCCTGAAACTGGCTGATGGAAAGTGGCTGGTAAGTGACCAATCTGCCGGCGCTTCTAAAGACTGGCGCATCTGGGAATTCAATATACAGGACATCAACTGGCACCACCTGGACCCTACAGGCATAGTAGCCATAGGTGCGGCAACTGATCCAGACTTATCGAATGTGGAAGAAATAGGCTTTACCGATTTAATGCCTGGAGGACAATCCAAAGCCTGCTCAAGACTGGACTGGATAGAAGTTCATGGTCGACCGGTGATAAGGTAATTCTTGACTTAAGCTTACACCCAATATCATAGGAGAATCGTCATTCCGAGACCTAACATTTTCGAAATGCAGCAATCCAACGACAATACCCAATGTCGCACCTCAGTGGGGTGCAATATTTGTAGCCCTGGGAAAGCCGACGCAGGAGATGCGACCAGTTTTTGACATTTCGCTCACGATAAACATTTGTGCACCTTCCTCGTATTTATTTCGATTTTCGGTACCAATCTTACCATGTTCAAGTTCGATTAGCTCATCAAATGTATTTATATTATTATAATCTTTCATTATTTTCTTTATCAAAATACTGATGCATTAACCTACTTGCTTTGTCTATTTCTTTTTTCGGTGTTTTTTGGGTCTTTTTCTTGAACATTAGAAAGGATCACTGATTGCATCAATTAAAATAAGAAAATTTAGGGAATAAATCACCAATAGAATAAAGATAAAAAAGCAGCTTAATGGCTATTTTAATAGATAAATCCTGTGTTGGAAATACCCAGTATTGTCTTTACTGAGTTAAAAATTTCCCTACTAACCCCCTGGAATCAATTCATTTTGTTTATATTATTAACCAGTAAATGTTAATTATATAAACAAAATGCACCTTAACTGCCACAGTCACTACAGCTTCAAGTACGGCACACTCTCTGTTGAACAGCTTGTAGTGGAAGCCAAGAAGCAAAAACTCGACGCCCTGGCCCTGACAGATATCAATAGCTGTTCGGGGGTGTTTCCTTTTATCCGGGAGGCCCAAAAAAATGGCATTCACCCGGTCATAGGAATAGATTTTCGCAATGGCAACAAACAGCAATTTATCGGTTTGGCCAAAAATCAGGAAGGTTTTTATGAACTGAACAAGTACCTTTCCCATCACCTGATGAACAAATTGCCTTTTCCCGAAAGGGCACCGGTATTCGATCACAGTGTGGTAATTTACCCTTTCACGGAAAGCGTCTTTGACCTGAAGGAGAATGAATACCTTGGCATACATCCTTCGCAACTCAACCGGCTTCCTTACAGCCCATGGGCCAAATCCAAAGAACGCCTGGTGCTTTTGCAACCGGTTTCCTTTGCCAGCAAAACGACCTTCAACGCCCATCGCCTGCTACGGGCCATGGATGGCAATACCTTGCTCAGCAAGCTTCCGCTTAGCGAACAGGGAGATCCCACAGATCGGTTTTATGGCTATGCCGACATGGTTGGGCGCTGTGAGGGGCACAGTTACCTGATTTACAATTCTCAAAAGCTTCTGGAGCAGTGCCAATTTTCCTTTTATTTTCAAGCTGTGAAAAATCGGCGGGATATTCTGGGATCTGACTGGGAAGACTTTGATTACCTGCGACAGGAAACCTACAAAGGCGCCCTTCGCCGCTATGGCAGCCTGGATGAAACCAAAGAAAAACGCATTATAAAAGAGCTGGAGATTATCCAACAAAAAGGCTTTGTTTCTTACTTCCTGATCAATTATGATATTGTCAATTTTGCACAGCACAAAAACTTCTTCTATGTAGGCCGGGGCAGTGGGGCCAATAGCATCGTGGCTTATTGCCTGGCCATTACAGATGTGGACCCCATTGAGCTGGACCTGTATTTCGAACGTTTTATCAACCTTTACCGGGAAAACCCACCTGATTTTGACCTTGATTTTTCCTGGAAAGACCGGGATGAAATCACCCACTATATATTCGACACCTATAATCAACCCAAACAGGACCATGTCTGTCTGCTGGCTACTTTTAACACCTTCCAATACAATTCCGTACTGAGGGAACTGGGAAAGGTCTTTGGCCTACCCAAATCGGAAATAGAATCCCTGATCTACTATGGTG
Protein-coding sequences here:
- a CDS encoding DUF2200 domain-containing protein codes for the protein MKDTSHHDERIAKMTFATVYPHYLTKIERKGRTKEELHQVIEWLTGYDEKQQHALIESKVTFESFFQQATLNPNAHLIKGLICGYRVEEITNPLTQQVRWLDKLVDELGKGKKMEKILRGS
- a CDS encoding YdeI/OmpD-associated family protein gives rise to the protein MTKVVIEDFCPTNKEEWSDWLERHHIIKEAVWLIVYKKKSPTPNLTWSESVDEALRFGWIDSLKKPIDDEKYRQYFSKRKANSIWSKTNKDKIEALVEKGLMSEAGLRAVEIAKRNGSWSILDAAETLEVPSDLASKFNEFPGSRDFFNSLSKSGRKSLLQWIAMAKRVETREKRVLEIAESAGQKLKPKAFR
- the tnpA gene encoding IS200/IS605 family transposase, with the translated sequence MANTFTQILIQYVFAVKNRESIIKESFRVPMEKYISGIISNKRHKMLAIYFMPDHCHILVGLNPSQSISDLARDIKSNTTKWVNEHRKMKFNWQEGYGAFSYGKSQLDAVVNYIYNQPEHHKRTSFREEYMTFLKEFEVSFEDQYLFDWLE
- a CDS encoding class I SAM-dependent methyltransferase — protein: MQRILVKKQNMTEFWEENFKDKQSMWGFSPADAVFDAIKLFQKHGLHKILIPGFGYGRNAKAFMDKGFYVTGIEISETAIAIAKKTYGSEVNVHHGSVSEMPFDNEVFDGIFCYALIHLLDEKERAKLIVDCYNQLRENGIMIFVAISTDDHAFGKGAMIDKNRFLTPHGVELFFYNLDAVKDEFGDFGLQDSEKIMEPSKSIKGKPGQIFWKIVCKKIANS
- a CDS encoding SusD/RagB family nutrient-binding outer membrane lipoprotein, with amino-acid sequence MQIINLNIKRKSIASLLVLLMMSLACTSDFDAINTDPTLLTKEKIQPKTIFTNVLKSSIFESYNSGTIGEFSGYFANQASGNIFSNADYTSPFNYYRDYIINISEVMRLTANDPQKNDQNAMARIWKVWLYHWVTDAYGDIPYFEAAQGVENVINQPKYDTQEEIYTDMLKELKEAATQLGAQGDQLSFGNADILYQGNVENWKKFANSLRFRLAIRARFASPTLASENISDVINSPLIDENSENASLRTLPPSSSENTNNVNYIWTRELTATTPMFVGFPIMDVMIPTADPRLPVLASPALDGSGSFRGRPIQLLQEEKEPYGQEMVASVGPLLKEETYDIIVMNAAEVLFLKAEAAFAGITGEDPNQLYRMGIQASMEQYAIPETAIHDFLGGATGTLTGTQEEQFEKIVTQKYISTFFQHYQGWAEFRRTGYPRVWIGSDAGVTNGQVPRRLTYPNDEYLKNEANVKAAADRMGGNDLLTRVWWDAREGVPIRHPLQDVFPPN